A region of Clostridium acetobutylicum ATCC 824 DNA encodes the following proteins:
- a CDS encoding ComEC/Rec2 family competence protein: MNSLKRLLKCVITLVCILILISGCSKDISTFGKDTNISGRISNSQFKVHYIDVGQGDSILVQDGDKNMLIDTGTNESQNYLISYLKKQNIKEINYMVLTHPHEDHIGGADKVIKNFIVDKIYMNSVSTNTKTFRDLIYAMKEKGLKADEPDSENFKLNKADCNVYGPVNPTEGNLNTYSIVVKVTYGQNKFLFTGDTQSSNEEAMIEKGYDLKCDVLKIAHHGSRTSSTDDFLNYVSPKYAVISCGRDNDYGHPHKSTVEKLKNRNIPLYRTDENGTIICVSDGSTIKFSCSPGDYKMGSRKNRYSK; the protein is encoded by the coding sequence ATGAATTCATTGAAAAGATTATTAAAGTGTGTTATTACTCTAGTCTGTATTTTAATATTAATTAGTGGATGTTCAAAAGATATTAGTACCTTTGGAAAGGATACTAATATAAGTGGGAGAATATCCAATTCTCAATTTAAAGTTCATTACATAGATGTAGGTCAGGGAGATAGTATACTTGTTCAGGATGGAGATAAAAATATGCTTATAGATACAGGGACTAATGAATCTCAAAATTATCTTATAAGCTATTTAAAAAAGCAAAATATTAAAGAGATAAATTATATGGTTTTAACGCATCCGCATGAAGATCATATAGGCGGAGCAGATAAGGTTATAAAAAATTTTATAGTTGATAAAATATACATGAATAGTGTTAGTACTAATACTAAAACATTTAGGGATCTAATTTATGCTATGAAGGAAAAAGGATTAAAGGCTGATGAACCTGATAGTGAAAATTTTAAATTAAATAAAGCTGATTGTAATGTATACGGGCCGGTTAATCCAACTGAGGGTAATCTCAATACATACTCTATAGTTGTAAAAGTTACATATGGACAAAACAAATTTTTGTTTACAGGAGATACTCAAAGTTCAAATGAAGAAGCTATGATTGAGAAGGGATATGATCTCAAATGCGATGTTTTAAAAATTGCTCATCATGGGAGCAGAACTTCATCTACAGATGATTTTTTAAATTACGTAAGTCCTAAATATGCAGTTATAAGCTGTGGAAGAGATAATGATTACGGTCATCCACATAAAAGCACAGTAGAAAAACTTAAGAACAGAAACATACCTTTGTATAGAACAGACGAGAATGGCACTATAATATGTGTTAGTGATGGTAGTACCATAAAGTTTAGTTGTAGTCCTGGAGACTATAAGATGGGAAGTAGAAAGAATAGATATAGTAAATAA
- a CDS encoding diguanylate cyclase: MNIINNRYRIVDTIDDKQILTSLEVIDLLRNDSKLRLSIIDLKNFSDSAKDYIKNEFINLVNLNEKSIYRLYSLNVINSIDNKFTDDMKWYYTCEINREADRLSDIVESLDENSILDIFLQVCVAIQYLNCSGYVYKNIDIKNIYVDYKDGKFNIKLNDLISAELDRINKKYKSRIEAINFKLNLDNYNDYQRDIIEQIHKLGILLFELCRSKFVKNIEIDDLSLLCDDKTNTDDIMCSENPHKKFLLKIAPIIDKMVSNIGRRYTNIKDIVNHINDAFEKYVDTYEVRALEKLNYNVKIVGRDKEIKKVLNLCNFSKGGISKSNLFIVHGKSGIGKTRFLKEIKYIFKFNMDNVYYSFGSRDYIKRNVFDEIFKQILVSYDYRVIKTYERELGNEIFEILKDIKKDSVDMKQKDELFDRCINFMNIMAERKKLVIIVDNLDKIDDFSIDFIRYFYRRIRNTKNIVIMFSYSDESIYVNNNISQFINLFKISFTDITLNELNFNGTNELIGSVLGTITPPKEFAKKIFEKTKGNPGFIIEVLKGLYVRKYIYVNEEDGLWVTSYDKINEIPIHSSLVKNIQNQINDMDGIELEVVNAMSIFNVRLNIGIIKMFFKEYDDGIIEATVAKLIKRGAVEYIEEDSGIYYNISNKVIKTTLTEKMDAYYKSSINERAAEVLEKIDPDKYREEILYHFENSLNINKIIEYYLGKYKHIIYVDNREKVISKIKRLVKTIRTDCSLSGIRLLIILGDLLLIDEKIEEAQIYFNLAVTLAESIEEYDVQFQALKRIVRILQTNSKLKESRKYIRNQEKLLKKYYKLEFELLIYTEEAFNFYINKEFERAISICNNVLEKCNKGMEDVQFYAYYILSNTFIEKRDMQKALKYNKICTNKKYFMENLTYVLDSLNNIAYIYGNYYEDFSQCKNYLLEIFQIATNFNYSHFKLLSLSQIATLDFKQGNYKESYKAFKNVLDLSEKTNDKYIEVYCYCRLCKVCLVMYDIKSAYEYFIKASIRIVDFENDLDIMNMYYIAAIETYLKIGLPKKSKEYMEKFKEKYGSENIKKKEEVVECFIDYLIEKNEKSVSNFQKAVHEMNINNKSVNSITTIIQLAVIVYWKKDLEIFYIIYKKLSSYHMKNDVMKGAMKVIKALNASGEKMLKYSINAIRENEKDIKVFKFLYANIAQYYLKNGNYIRAINYFFDYIDFIWRYFLSVPDKYKKDFAMCYSIRDDLIKYIGIVNEYAGQEIIFSKSVDVILNGDGIDKFYEGTNLKRLFYTRKFKKDLKKYYQSFIPREVSSRIDVMKNQVDSSITNIQNILRYLKHSLVAKKIYFILNQAQDEDTVVFTQNRNFIDNNILKENWVINDVNTRKKLIFIKRFGFKPEKKLEDDIKAVICMPVYKLLSNFNKQDNKILSGILYIETDKILNNFNVDAINKCIELNGLLSLNVDKYTLKISATIDSLTGVMTRRYLDVYIDEMFQKERNSNKEFTVFMYDLDNFKAINDKFGHGTGDTVLKEVSRIVKNNIDGESICARYGGEEFIVILPSYNVLKAYEIADGIREKIDRAKILGNKRSVTISVGLVSYPDMARSREEIFEKVDKALYIAKNTGRNKCVIWNERFNYKAKVTNKITGIVTGNPVKDSRNVLVTVEFMELLRSSSNVEEKIYNVLGRLVEFFEAAYCSIILLDDKQISHIYTRKIFKTEFVKKTYINDKIVQEVLEKKVGLYMIDWDNISGFDETTGMPDWDSIMVIPLNNKGIIKGILYFKVPTKIKEFKFEEFNFASAISNIVAALI; this comes from the coding sequence GTGAACATTATTAATAATAGATATAGAATAGTAGATACAATAGATGATAAACAAATTTTAACATCACTTGAAGTTATAGATCTTTTAAGAAATGACTCAAAATTAAGACTTAGTATAATAGACTTAAAGAATTTTTCAGATAGTGCAAAGGATTATATAAAAAATGAATTTATAAATTTAGTGAACTTAAATGAAAAAAGTATATATAGATTGTATAGTTTGAATGTAATAAATAGTATAGATAATAAATTTACAGATGATATGAAATGGTACTACACGTGCGAAATAAATAGAGAAGCCGATAGACTTTCAGATATAGTAGAATCTTTAGACGAGAATAGTATTTTAGATATATTTTTACAAGTGTGTGTTGCTATTCAATATTTAAATTGCAGTGGATATGTATACAAGAACATTGACATTAAAAATATATATGTTGATTATAAAGATGGTAAGTTTAATATTAAACTTAATGACCTAATCTCAGCTGAATTAGATAGAATTAATAAGAAGTACAAGAGCAGAATTGAAGCAATAAATTTTAAGCTTAATTTGGATAATTATAATGACTATCAAAGGGATATAATAGAACAAATACATAAGTTAGGCATTTTGCTATTTGAATTATGCAGGAGTAAGTTTGTCAAGAATATTGAAATTGATGATTTGTCGTTATTATGTGATGATAAAACTAATACGGATGATATAATGTGTTCGGAAAACCCACATAAAAAATTTTTGCTAAAAATAGCACCAATTATTGACAAGATGGTTTCTAATATTGGTCGTAGATACACAAATATAAAAGACATAGTAAATCATATTAATGATGCGTTTGAAAAATATGTAGATACTTATGAAGTAAGAGCTCTTGAAAAATTAAATTATAATGTAAAAATAGTAGGAAGAGACAAGGAAATAAAAAAGGTTCTTAATCTATGTAATTTTTCAAAAGGTGGGATTAGTAAATCTAATTTATTTATCGTACATGGGAAAAGCGGGATCGGAAAAACAAGGTTTTTAAAGGAAATTAAATATATTTTTAAGTTTAATATGGATAATGTTTACTACAGTTTTGGCAGCAGAGACTATATAAAAAGAAATGTTTTTGATGAAATTTTTAAACAAATTCTTGTGAGTTATGATTATAGAGTAATAAAAACCTACGAAAGAGAACTTGGAAACGAGATATTCGAGATACTTAAAGATATTAAAAAGGATTCAGTAGATATGAAACAAAAGGATGAACTATTTGATAGATGCATAAATTTTATGAATATTATGGCTGAGAGGAAGAAGTTAGTTATTATAGTAGATAACTTAGATAAGATAGATGATTTCAGCATTGATTTCATAAGATACTTCTATAGAAGAATAAGAAATACTAAGAATATAGTAATTATGTTTTCATATTCGGATGAGTCAATTTATGTAAATAATAATATAAGTCAATTTATAAATTTATTTAAAATTAGTTTTACAGATATTACACTTAATGAGTTGAACTTCAATGGTACTAATGAACTTATAGGATCTGTGCTTGGAACAATTACACCTCCAAAGGAATTTGCTAAAAAAATTTTTGAGAAAACCAAGGGAAATCCAGGATTTATAATTGAAGTATTAAAAGGACTTTATGTGAGAAAGTATATATATGTAAATGAGGAAGATGGGTTATGGGTAACATCTTATGATAAGATAAATGAGATACCTATACACAGTTCTCTTGTGAAAAATATACAAAATCAGATAAATGACATGGATGGAATTGAATTAGAAGTAGTTAATGCTATGAGTATATTTAATGTACGCTTGAATATAGGTATTATAAAAATGTTTTTTAAGGAATATGATGATGGAATTATTGAAGCAACAGTAGCAAAGTTAATAAAAAGGGGTGCAGTAGAGTACATAGAAGAAGATTCGGGTATATATTATAATATTTCTAATAAGGTAATTAAAACAACCCTAACAGAAAAAATGGATGCATATTACAAAAGTAGTATTAATGAAAGGGCAGCGGAGGTATTAGAAAAAATAGATCCTGATAAATATAGAGAAGAAATACTTTATCATTTTGAAAATTCTCTAAATATTAATAAAATTATTGAATATTATTTGGGGAAATATAAGCATATAATCTATGTTGATAATAGAGAAAAAGTAATAAGCAAAATAAAAAGGTTAGTAAAGACAATTAGAACTGATTGTAGTTTAAGTGGAATTAGGCTTTTAATTATTTTAGGAGATTTATTACTTATAGATGAAAAAATAGAGGAGGCACAAATATACTTTAACTTGGCTGTAACACTTGCTGAAAGTATAGAAGAGTATGATGTGCAGTTTCAAGCATTAAAAAGAATAGTGCGTATACTTCAAACCAATTCTAAATTAAAAGAAAGCAGAAAATATATACGTAATCAAGAAAAGCTTTTGAAAAAATATTATAAGTTAGAATTTGAACTTTTGATTTATACTGAAGAAGCATTTAATTTTTACATTAATAAAGAATTTGAGAGAGCTATCTCTATATGTAATAATGTACTTGAGAAATGTAATAAAGGAATGGAAGATGTTCAATTCTATGCGTACTATATTTTGAGTAACACGTTCATAGAAAAAAGAGATATGCAGAAAGCTTTAAAATATAATAAAATTTGTACTAATAAAAAATATTTTATGGAGAATTTAACCTATGTATTGGATTCGCTCAATAATATAGCATATATATATGGTAACTATTATGAGGATTTTTCACAATGTAAAAATTATCTTTTGGAGATATTTCAAATAGCAACAAATTTTAATTATTCTCATTTTAAACTATTATCTTTGTCTCAAATAGCAACTTTGGATTTTAAGCAGGGAAATTATAAAGAGTCATATAAAGCGTTTAAAAATGTTTTAGATCTTTCTGAAAAAACTAATGACAAATACATAGAAGTATATTGTTACTGCAGGTTATGTAAGGTTTGTCTAGTGATGTATGATATAAAAAGTGCATATGAATATTTTATTAAGGCATCTATAAGGATAGTCGATTTTGAAAATGATTTGGATATTATGAATATGTATTATATAGCAGCTATAGAAACGTATTTAAAGATTGGTTTACCTAAAAAGTCTAAGGAATACATGGAAAAATTTAAAGAGAAATACGGGTCTGAGAATATTAAAAAAAAGGAAGAAGTAGTTGAATGCTTTATAGATTACCTGATTGAAAAAAATGAGAAGTCGGTTAGTAATTTTCAAAAAGCTGTACATGAGATGAATATTAATAATAAAAGCGTCAATAGCATAACTACAATAATACAATTGGCGGTAATAGTTTATTGGAAAAAGGATTTAGAGATATTTTATATCATCTATAAAAAGTTATCCAGTTATCATATGAAAAATGATGTAATGAAAGGTGCTATGAAAGTAATCAAAGCATTAAATGCATCTGGTGAAAAAATGCTTAAGTACTCTATCAATGCTATTAGAGAAAATGAAAAGGATATAAAGGTGTTTAAATTCTTATATGCTAATATTGCACAGTATTACTTAAAGAATGGAAATTACATTAGGGCTATAAACTATTTTTTTGACTATATAGATTTTATATGGCGTTATTTTTTGAGTGTTCCAGATAAATATAAGAAAGATTTTGCGATGTGTTATAGTATAAGAGATGATTTAATAAAATATATAGGCATTGTAAATGAATATGCTGGTCAAGAAATAATTTTCTCCAAAAGTGTTGATGTCATACTTAACGGTGATGGAATAGATAAATTTTATGAAGGTACAAATTTAAAAAGGTTGTTTTATACAAGAAAGTTTAAAAAGGATTTGAAGAAATATTATCAGTCATTTATTCCTAGGGAAGTAAGTAGCAGGATAGATGTAATGAAAAATCAAGTGGATTCATCTATAACCAATATACAAAATATACTTAGATATTTAAAGCACAGCTTAGTTGCTAAAAAAATTTATTTTATTCTTAATCAAGCCCAAGATGAAGATACAGTAGTATTTACTCAAAATAGAAATTTTATTGATAATAACATACTTAAAGAAAACTGGGTAATTAATGATGTTAATACCAGGAAAAAGCTTATTTTTATAAAGAGATTTGGATTTAAACCAGAAAAAAAACTAGAGGATGATATAAAGGCAGTAATATGCATGCCTGTATATAAGCTACTATCCAATTTCAATAAACAAGATAATAAAATTCTATCTGGTATACTGTATATTGAGACGGATAAAATATTAAATAATTTTAATGTGGATGCTATTAATAAATGTATAGAGCTTAATGGTCTTTTGAGTTTAAATGTTGATAAATACACACTAAAAATCAGTGCCACTATTGATTCACTTACTGGTGTAATGACAAGAAGATATCTGGATGTTTATATCGACGAAATGTTTCAGAAAGAGAGAAATTCCAATAAGGAATTCACTGTTTTTATGTATGATCTTGATAACTTTAAAGCAATAAATGATAAGTTTGGACACGGCACAGGAGATACGGTATTAAAAGAAGTTAGTAGAATAGTTAAAAATAATATAGATGGAGAATCTATTTGTGCCAGATATGGTGGAGAAGAGTTTATAGTTATATTACCAAGCTATAACGTGTTAAAGGCATATGAAATTGCAGATGGTATAAGAGAGAAAATAGATAGAGCTAAAATACTTGGAAATAAGAGAAGTGTAACAATAAGCGTTGGATTGGTGTCATATCCTGATATGGCAAGGTCTAGAGAAGAAATTTTTGAAAAAGTAGATAAAGCGCTTTATATAGCAAAGAATACGGGAAGAAATAAATGTGTTATATGGAATGAACGATTTAACTATAAAGCTAAAGTTACAAATAAAATAACAGGGATAGTAACTGGTAATCCTGTTAAAGATTCTAGAAATGTACTTGTCACAGTTGAATTTATGGAACTGCTTAGAAGTAGCAGCAATGTAGAGGAAAAGATATATAATGTACTAGGTAGATTAGTCGAATTTTTTGAGGCAGCATATTGTAGTATAATATTGTTAGATGACAAACAAATTTCTCACATTTATACAAGAAAGATATTTAAAACTGAGTTTGTTAAAAAGACATATATCAATGATAAGATTGTTCAAGAAGTTTTAGAGAAAAAAGTTGGTTTATACATGATTGATTGGGATAACATAAGTGGATTTGATGAGACTACAGGCATGCCAGATTGGGATTCTATAATGGTTATTCCCCTAAATAACAAGGGAATAATTAAAGGTATACTTTATTTTAAGGTACCAACGAAGATAAAGGAATTTAAGTTTGAGGAATTTAATTTTGCAAGTGCAATTTCCAATATTGTGGCAGCACTTATTTAA
- the dapF gene encoding diaminopimelate epimerase, giving the protein MEINIREDAFIVEINILKCHGTGNDFILIDEYNNNYNLDDETRRDIAIQACNRAKFIGGDGILFVQKSDICDAKMRIFNADGSEAEMCGNGLRCVGRYVIEMLNKESVEIETLKSKYWVKLQEDIYEGVKTVKIDIKSVSLDVKTLPLNYKKEKLIFDKIPELSDEFDFTAVSITNPHLIAIVNNIDSDKLVEIGKKGNSTKSVLPQGVNVSFVKVIDSSNIYVKTYERGVGLTKSCGTAMTASSIVSCIGEKVQFDNAINVYNDGGAIKTIVHKDSNGNYSVDFIGNATFIFEGTMELDKRKIEQFTIDESKFEKETNSYNEFFEYTRKNCK; this is encoded by the coding sequence ATGGAAATAAATATTAGAGAGGATGCATTTATAGTGGAAATTAATATATTAAAGTGTCATGGTACTGGGAATGATTTTATTTTAATTGATGAGTACAATAATAATTATAATCTAGATGATGAAACAAGAAGAGATATTGCAATTCAGGCATGTAATAGAGCAAAATTTATAGGCGGAGATGGAATTTTGTTTGTCCAGAAGAGCGATATATGCGATGCTAAAATGAGAATATTTAATGCAGATGGTTCAGAGGCTGAAATGTGTGGCAATGGACTTAGATGTGTTGGAAGATATGTTATTGAAATGTTAAATAAAGAAAGTGTGGAGATAGAAACTTTAAAATCCAAGTATTGGGTAAAATTACAGGAAGATATATATGAAGGAGTAAAAACAGTTAAAATTGATATAAAATCTGTTTCCCTGGATGTAAAAACTCTTCCGTTGAACTATAAAAAAGAAAAATTAATTTTTGATAAAATACCTGAATTATCTGATGAGTTTGATTTTACTGCGGTTAGCATAACAAATCCGCACTTAATAGCTATAGTTAACAATATAGATAGTGATAAGTTAGTTGAAATCGGAAAGAAGGGCAACAGCACAAAATCTGTTTTACCTCAAGGGGTAAATGTAAGCTTTGTAAAAGTTATAGATAGTAGTAATATTTATGTTAAAACTTACGAAAGAGGAGTTGGCTTAACTAAATCCTGTGGGACAGCAATGACGGCATCTAGTATAGTAAGTTGCATAGGAGAAAAGGTTCAGTTTGATAATGCTATAAATGTATACAATGATGGTGGAGCCATAAAGACTATAGTTCATAAAGATAGTAATGGGAATTATTCAGTTGATTTTATAGGAAATGCAACTTTTATATTTGAAGGAACTATGGAGCTTGATAAAAGGAAAATAGAACAGTTTACAATAGATGAAAGTAAGTTTGAGAAAGAAACTAATTCATATAATGAATTTTTCGAATATACAAGAAAAAATTGTAAGTAG
- the ymfI gene encoding elongation factor P 5-aminopentanone reductase, with protein MFEDLVGKVALITGSSRGIGKSIAEEMAKMGIEVVINYRNDEKGALDTLKSIKNSGGIAEVYKCDITSYSEVKNMFEFIISKFGKIDLLVNNAGISKIGLFIDMKENDYNEIMDNDFRGVFNCTSLAVKYMLERKSGSIINISSIWGNVGASCEVLYSAAKGAVNSFTKALGKELAPSGIRVNAISPGVIDTEMNGSFSNDEKNDLENEIPMCRFGKTSEIAKIAIFLASEEASYITAQVITADGGML; from the coding sequence ATGTTTGAAGATTTAGTAGGTAAGGTAGCGCTTATAACAGGTTCATCACGTGGAATTGGAAAAAGTATTGCCGAGGAAATGGCGAAGATGGGGATAGAGGTTGTAATAAATTATAGGAATGATGAAAAAGGGGCGCTTGACACACTAAAAAGTATTAAGAATAGTGGTGGAATTGCAGAAGTTTATAAATGTGATATAACGTCATATAGTGAAGTGAAAAATATGTTTGAATTTATAATTAGCAAGTTTGGGAAAATAGACTTACTTGTAAATAATGCGGGCATTTCTAAAATTGGACTTTTTATAGATATGAAAGAAAATGACTACAATGAAATCATGGATAATGATTTTAGAGGAGTTTTTAATTGTACTAGCCTAGCAGTTAAGTATATGTTAGAAAGAAAATCAGGAAGTATAATAAATATATCATCTATATGGGGAAACGTGGGAGCTTCCTGTGAAGTATTATATTCAGCTGCTAAAGGTGCAGTCAATTCATTTACAAAGGCATTAGGAAAAGAATTGGCACCTTCAGGAATTAGGGTTAATGCAATTTCACCAGGTGTTATAGATACAGAGATGAATGGATCTTTTTCAAATGATGAGAAGAATGATTTAGAAAATGAAATACCAATGTGCAGATTTGGAAAGACTTCAGAAATTGCGAAAATTGCTATATTTTTAGCTAGTGAAGAAGCATCTTATATAACAGCTCAAGTAATAACTGCAGACGGTGGTATGCTGTAA
- the trmB gene encoding tRNA (guanosine(46)-N7)-methyltransferase TrmB — protein sequence MRLRKKWWARPEMEASPLCIVNPKDYKGKWREEFKNDNEIYLELGCGRGDFVTNIANKHPEKNYVAIDLKDEVIAIALRKITESEVQNVRIAPLQIAFINEVFDKDEIARIYINFCNPWPKDRHKKRRLTHTKFLTKYKEFLKPNSQIWFKTDDDGLFVESLDYFKECGFQIKFMTYDLHKSGFDKNIVTEYESKFLKLGINIKFLIAELK from the coding sequence ATGAGACTTAGAAAAAAATGGTGGGCGCGACCTGAAATGGAAGCAAGTCCATTGTGTATAGTAAACCCTAAAGATTATAAAGGCAAATGGAGAGAAGAATTTAAAAATGATAATGAGATTTATCTTGAGCTTGGATGTGGAAGAGGAGATTTTGTAACCAATATAGCTAATAAGCATCCAGAAAAGAATTATGTAGCAATTGACCTAAAAGATGAGGTAATAGCAATTGCACTTAGAAAAATAACTGAAAGTGAAGTACAAAATGTTAGAATAGCACCACTTCAAATAGCTTTTATAAATGAAGTGTTTGATAAGGATGAAATAGCAAGAATATATATAAACTTTTGTAACCCTTGGCCTAAGGATAGGCATAAGAAAAGAAGACTAACGCACACTAAATTTTTAACAAAATATAAGGAATTTTTAAAACCCAATAGTCAAATATGGTTTAAAACTGATGATGATGGTCTTTTTGTTGAGTCTTTAGATTATTTTAAGGAGTGTGGTTTTCAAATAAAATTTATGACCTATGATCTACATAAAAGTGGATTCGATAAAAATATTGTAACTGAATATGAATCTAAGTTTTTAAAATTAGGCATAAATATAAAATTCTTAATTGCAGAGTTAAAGTAA
- a CDS encoding site-2 protease family protein, whose amino-acid sequence MDIRQEIIYRLIMIPAVLIGFTFHEYAHAIVADKLGDKTPRFQGRITLNPMAHLDPFGFAAIILVGFGYAKPVQTNPAAYKNYRRDDLKVSIAGPIANLIVAFVFSIVCSLFLRFLPSTLITSIIYRLIIEIVRMNCLLALFNLIPIPGFDGFHVLRDLFPKAIPDSVYRYGTIILLAVIFPIIPTASGTLSIANLIIDKPVDMMFNFFMKIAALI is encoded by the coding sequence ATGGATATAAGACAAGAGATAATTTATAGATTAATAATGATACCAGCAGTACTTATTGGATTCACTTTTCATGAGTATGCACATGCCATTGTAGCGGATAAGTTAGGAGATAAAACGCCTAGATTTCAAGGAAGGATTACACTTAATCCGATGGCGCATTTAGATCCATTTGGATTTGCAGCGATTATATTAGTGGGATTTGGTTATGCAAAACCCGTACAAACAAATCCGGCAGCTTATAAGAACTATCGAAGGGATGATTTAAAGGTTTCTATAGCAGGTCCTATAGCAAACTTGATTGTTGCATTTGTTTTTTCTATTGTATGCAGTCTGTTTTTAAGGTTTTTACCAAGTACATTAATTACATCTATAATATATAGGTTAATAATAGAAATTGTAAGAATGAATTGTTTGCTTGCTTTATTTAATTTAATTCCTATACCTGGTTTTGATGGATTTCATGTGTTAAGGGATTTGTTTCCTAAAGCAATACCGGATTCTGTATACAGGTATGGTACTATTATACTTTTAGCAGTTATATTCCCAATCATTCCTACAGCTTCTGGAACACTATCCATAGCAAATCTTATTATAGATAAACCAGTAGACATGATGTTTAATTTTTTTATGAAAATAGCGGCATTGATATAA
- a CDS encoding phosphodiester glycosidase family protein, with translation MSKKSRKADKRTRYKKKKSIVKTIILFLAFEIIFTGVTVVPYSLYGPFTNVRNTIISTLMGTGAHKYMAKWFFSDAKIQSILQESSKSEATTKQSKNDVIKINTDSDITRMQVDGDGKFTANVLIIKDPNRVKIGYAAQIGYVGETTREMAKRYKAVAAINGGYFKDTSPNKQSGGVGAIPTGFIMSNGQIVYPQDNSNWSEITSEEENRALTIDKDGNLQVGGTYSPDQLIKSGIREAVITEPYLIKNGKNTIQANSVSGTNPRTAIGQRADKSIIFMVIDGRQGVKLGATVGDVQVLMHKLGAVNAACLDGGGSTAMYYNGEIINNPSNATGERAVPDIIYVEPK, from the coding sequence ATGAGTAAAAAAAGTCGTAAGGCCGATAAAAGAACTAGATATAAGAAAAAGAAAAGCATAGTTAAGACCATAATTCTTTTTTTAGCTTTTGAAATTATATTTACAGGTGTTACTGTTGTTCCATATTCATTATATGGTCCGTTTACAAATGTTAGAAATACTATAATAAGTACATTAATGGGAACAGGTGCACACAAATATATGGCTAAGTGGTTTTTTAGTGATGCTAAGATCCAGAGTATATTACAGGAATCCAGTAAGAGTGAAGCGACAACGAAGCAATCTAAGAATGACGTTATAAAAATTAATACAGATAGTGATATAACACGAATGCAGGTTGATGGTGATGGAAAGTTTACTGCTAATGTTCTTATAATCAAAGATCCAAATAGAGTTAAAATAGGTTATGCAGCACAGATAGGATATGTAGGAGAAACGACTCGCGAAATGGCAAAGAGATATAAAGCCGTAGCAGCCATAAATGGTGGATATTTTAAGGATACCTCCCCTAATAAACAAAGTGGTGGAGTTGGTGCTATTCCAACTGGTTTTATTATGTCTAATGGGCAAATAGTCTATCCTCAAGATAATAGTAATTGGAGTGAAATTACTTCAGAGGAAGAAAATCGTGCCTTAACTATAGATAAAGATGGCAATTTGCAGGTTGGAGGAACATATTCACCTGATCAATTGATTAAAAGTGGTATCAGAGAAGCTGTTATAACAGAGCCATATCTTATTAAGAATGGTAAGAATACTATACAGGCGAATAGTGTTTCGGGAACAAATCCAAGAACAGCAATAGGTCAAAGAGCAGATAAAAGTATAATATTTATGGTTATAGATGGACGACAAGGTGTCAAATTAGGAGCAACAGTTGGCGATGTTCAGGTTTTGATGCATAAGCTAGGTGCGGTAAATGCTGCATGTCTTGATGGTGGAGGCTCGACAGCTATGTACTACAATGGCGAGATAATAAACAATCCTTCCAATGCAACGGGTGAAAGAGCGGTACCTGACATAATTTATGTTGAGCCGAAATAG